The Catenuloplanes niger genome includes a window with the following:
- a CDS encoding sensor histidine kinase — translation MRTPPWLADALIGVAVTGTLAAVISARQGGEHPPDPIAYAWAAGLGALMLARRHHPRAVLLISALGLCAYYAAGYPAVGVAVPLAAALFSTAEAGFLLASVLTAGGVLALSLTFRLLEGQDAAYVVGYDLVSHVTLMAAAIALGDGLRSRRAQRALHLRENHLRVREERLAIARDLHDSVGHGLSIISLHADVAREAAPPGNAALDEALLRIRQAADRTMAELRGAVGALRGTVSLSDLSPVLDPLRRAGFDVSVRVPAGSLPAEVDAAAYRIVQEAVTNVLRHAPEASRVSVSATVSGGALHLTVGDDGPADPDLDAGTAAIAPDGNPDAGAGHGLAGMAERARALGGTLRLAHTDAGFTVEAELPLGRTA, via the coding sequence ATGAGGACTCCGCCGTGGCTGGCCGACGCGCTGATCGGGGTCGCCGTGACCGGCACGCTCGCGGCGGTGATCTCCGCGCGGCAGGGGGGTGAGCACCCGCCGGACCCGATCGCGTACGCGTGGGCGGCCGGGCTGGGCGCGCTGATGCTCGCCCGCCGGCACCATCCGCGCGCCGTGCTGCTGATCAGCGCGCTCGGGCTGTGCGCCTACTACGCGGCGGGATATCCAGCCGTGGGCGTGGCCGTGCCGCTGGCCGCCGCGCTGTTCTCCACGGCCGAGGCCGGGTTCCTGCTGGCGTCCGTGCTGACCGCGGGTGGCGTGCTCGCGCTCTCGCTGACGTTCCGGCTGCTGGAGGGCCAGGACGCGGCGTACGTGGTGGGTTACGACCTGGTCTCGCACGTCACGCTGATGGCGGCGGCGATCGCGCTCGGCGACGGCCTGCGCAGCCGCCGCGCCCAGCGGGCACTTCACCTTCGGGAAAACCATCTGCGGGTACGGGAGGAGCGCCTCGCCATCGCCCGCGACCTGCACGACTCCGTCGGGCACGGCCTCTCGATCATCTCGCTGCACGCGGACGTGGCCCGGGAGGCGGCACCGCCCGGCAACGCGGCGCTGGACGAGGCGCTGCTGCGGATCCGGCAGGCCGCGGACCGGACCATGGCGGAGCTGCGCGGCGCGGTCGGCGCGCTGCGCGGCACGGTGTCGCTGTCCGACCTGTCACCGGTGCTGGATCCGTTGCGCCGCGCGGGTTTCGACGTCTCCGTGCGGGTGCCGGCCGGCAGCCTGCCGGCGGAGGTGGACGCGGCCGCGTACCGGATCGTGCAGGAGGCGGTGACGAACGTGCTCCGGCACGCACCGGAGGCGAGCCGGGTGTCGGTGTCCGCGACGGTCTCCGGCGGCGCGCTGCACCTGACCGTCGGCGACGACGGGCCGGCCGATCCGGACCTCGACGCCGGTACTGCCGCGATCGCACCGGACGGGAATCCCGACGCCGGCGCCGGCCACGGGCTGGCGGGAATGGCCGAGCGGGCCCGGGCGCTCGGCGGCACGCTCCGGCTCGCGCACACCGACGCCGGGTTCACCGTCGAGGCCGAGCTGCCGCTGGGGCGTACCGCATGA
- a CDS encoding DUF6807 domain-containing protein, translating to MPESARLTVGGTVVARLQDGTDVDPTLGPRPYLHPVTTLAGVPVTDAFPEDHRWHLGASVAMQDVAGTNLWGGRTYVRDRGYTWLDDHGRIVTARLSPTAAEDAFTATLHWLDRDGTLLITEDRTISARPVSERAWALEASYTLTAPPDRDIPLGSPATNGRPDAAGYGGFFWRCAPGPADVLDATGATGEATVNGGTAAWVAFAATDHTLVFSGLGDGDHWFARTGIYPGVCVALAWEKPLIVPAGGTVSRHHTVVVADGRLTPPEAAALAG from the coding sequence ATGCCCGAATCAGCCCGGCTCACCGTCGGCGGCACCGTGGTGGCCCGCCTCCAGGACGGCACCGACGTGGACCCGACACTCGGCCCCCGCCCCTACCTGCACCCGGTGACCACGCTCGCCGGCGTCCCGGTCACCGACGCGTTCCCCGAGGACCACCGCTGGCACCTCGGCGCCTCCGTCGCCATGCAGGACGTGGCCGGCACGAACCTGTGGGGCGGCCGCACGTACGTCCGCGACCGGGGCTACACCTGGCTCGACGACCACGGCCGGATCGTCACCGCCCGCCTGTCCCCCACCGCCGCCGAGGACGCGTTCACCGCCACGCTGCACTGGCTGGACCGCGACGGCACCCTGCTGATCACCGAGGATCGCACGATCTCCGCCCGCCCGGTGTCGGAGCGCGCGTGGGCGCTGGAGGCGTCGTACACGCTGACCGCCCCGCCGGACCGCGACATCCCGCTCGGCAGCCCCGCCACCAACGGCCGCCCGGACGCCGCGGGCTACGGCGGCTTCTTCTGGCGCTGCGCCCCCGGCCCCGCCGACGTCCTCGACGCGACCGGCGCGACCGGTGAGGCCACGGTCAACGGCGGCACCGCCGCCTGGGTCGCGTTCGCCGCCACCGACCACACGCTGGTCTTCTCCGGCCTCGGCGACGGCGACCACTGGTTCGCCCGCACCGGCATCTACCCCGGCGTCTGCGTGGCCCTGGCCTGGGAGAAGCCGCTGATCGTCCCGGCCGGCGGCACCGTCTCCCGGCACCACACCGTCGTCGTCGCCGACGGCCGGCTGACCCCGCCGGAGGCCGCCGCGCTGGCCGGCTGA
- a CDS encoding UbiA family prenyltransferase, giving the protein MLQRSRVRTHRAVVLAAVSRPWFWPVSWVPAYLGLVLAAGELTPRDPWRAGLTLLVLGPLIWGAVLAHNDLHDLPTDRLNPRKTGAGAVPPRHLRAYAVIAALAALATAALIGPLFVLGVAGVLALGWAYSAPPLRLKARAGADVLVNALVVGVVAPLGGWSVGRDPWDFPWQLALLGLLFAAAFYVPTTVVDRPADLRAGYSTIAVRFGAGGAYRLGLSLWALALGLSLACASADVLIPAATLPYQLLLAPVLLGAYAWLTRSPSIPRLAVLALLFALPSAGFALSIT; this is encoded by the coding sequence ATGTTGCAGCGGTCTCGGGTGCGTACACATCGGGCGGTCGTTCTCGCGGCGGTGTCGCGGCCGTGGTTCTGGCCGGTGTCGTGGGTGCCGGCCTACCTCGGCCTGGTGCTGGCCGCCGGGGAGCTGACGCCGCGCGACCCGTGGCGGGCCGGGCTGACGCTGCTGGTGCTCGGGCCGCTGATCTGGGGTGCGGTGCTGGCTCACAACGACCTGCACGACCTGCCGACCGACCGGCTCAACCCGCGCAAGACCGGTGCGGGTGCGGTACCACCGCGTCATCTCCGCGCGTACGCGGTCATCGCGGCGCTCGCGGCGCTGGCGACGGCCGCGCTGATCGGACCGCTGTTCGTGCTCGGCGTCGCCGGGGTGCTGGCGCTCGGCTGGGCCTACAGCGCGCCGCCGCTGCGGCTCAAGGCCCGGGCCGGCGCGGACGTGCTGGTCAACGCGCTGGTCGTGGGCGTGGTCGCGCCGCTCGGCGGCTGGTCCGTCGGCAGGGACCCGTGGGACTTCCCGTGGCAGCTGGCGTTGCTCGGGCTGCTCTTCGCGGCCGCGTTCTACGTCCCCACCACGGTCGTGGACCGGCCCGCCGACCTGCGCGCCGGGTACTCCACGATCGCGGTCCGGTTCGGCGCGGGCGGCGCCTACCGGCTGGGACTGTCGCTGTGGGCGCTCGCGCTCGGCCTGTCGCTGGCCTGCGCCAGCGCGGACGTGCTGATCCCCGCCGCGACGCTGCCCTACCAGCTGCTGCTCGCCCCGGTGCTGCTCGGCGCGTACGCCTGGCTGACCAGGTCGCCGTCGATCCCCAGGCTGGCCGTGCTCGCGCTGCTCTTCGCGCTCCCGTCGGCCGGTTTCGCGCTGTCGATCACCTGA
- a CDS encoding EamA family transporter → MKQSTGLVAALASAASFATSGAFVKPLLEAGWSPAAAVSARTLSAGLLLLPFVLWSLRGRWATLWEGRWRVLGMGAIAVAFTQFAYFAAISRIPVSTALLVEYLAPLLLVLWAWVSTRRAPHAIVLLGSVLAIGGLVLVIGPGAVRAVDPVGLTLAFAAAVGCAIYFVVGARPAAGLPPVALAGAGLLLGGLTLALIGTVGLLPFTADFGDVTLLGSAVPWFVPLAVVAIFGTAIAYATGIFGAGRLGSRLASFIGLLEVVFASIFAWLLLGENLTATQLAGGVLILFGIAAVHAAPPQAAPAAAGAEAGGAAQAGGAAQAADGVPVIDDAGATDGTAASGMASAALR, encoded by the coding sequence GTGAAGCAGTCCACCGGTCTGGTTGCCGCGCTCGCGTCGGCCGCGTCCTTCGCCACGTCGGGTGCCTTCGTCAAACCGCTCCTGGAGGCGGGCTGGTCCCCGGCGGCCGCGGTCTCCGCCCGTACCCTCTCCGCGGGTCTGCTGCTCCTGCCGTTCGTGCTGTGGTCGCTGCGCGGGCGCTGGGCCACGCTGTGGGAGGGGCGCTGGCGAGTGCTCGGCATGGGCGCGATCGCGGTGGCGTTCACCCAGTTCGCCTACTTCGCGGCGATCTCCCGCATCCCGGTCTCCACCGCGCTGCTGGTCGAATACCTCGCGCCGCTGCTGCTCGTGCTCTGGGCGTGGGTGAGCACCCGGCGGGCCCCGCACGCGATCGTGCTGCTCGGCTCCGTGCTCGCGATCGGCGGCCTGGTGCTGGTGATCGGCCCCGGCGCGGTGCGCGCCGTCGACCCGGTCGGGCTGACACTGGCGTTCGCCGCGGCCGTCGGCTGCGCGATCTACTTCGTGGTCGGCGCGCGGCCGGCCGCCGGACTGCCCCCGGTCGCGCTGGCCGGCGCCGGACTGCTGCTCGGCGGGTTGACGCTGGCCCTGATCGGCACGGTGGGCCTGCTGCCGTTCACCGCGGACTTCGGCGACGTGACGCTGCTCGGCTCCGCGGTGCCGTGGTTCGTACCGCTGGCCGTGGTGGCGATCTTCGGCACCGCGATCGCGTACGCGACCGGCATCTTCGGCGCGGGGCGGCTGGGATCGCGGCTGGCGTCGTTCATCGGGCTGCTGGAGGTCGTGTTCGCCTCGATCTTCGCGTGGCTGCTGCTCGGCGAGAATCTCACCGCCACACAGCTGGCCGGCGGCGTGCTGATCCTCTTCGGGATCGCGGCCGTGCACGCGGCCCCGCCGCAGGCCGCTCCGGCCGCCGCCGGGGCCGAGGCGGGAGGCGCCGCTCAAGCGGGAGGCGCCGCTCAAGCGGCCGACGGGGTTCCGGTGATCGACGATGCCGGGGCCACCGACGGCACCGCGGCGAGCGGGATGGCTTCGGCGGCACTCAGGTAG
- a CDS encoding CGNR zinc finger domain-containing protein has translation MLFAPDTEEALDFIVALMNTAAGATRSGTDELTTVAQLRELIGRYTYSGRIDYDEPELRAVRRTRELLREVWTLDRDAAVEVVNRMLREGRALPYLARHDDLDWHLHATDPDAPLAVRMRVEAALALIDVIRMDETGRLRVCGATDCTGVFVDLSKNGSKRFCSVRCGNRMNMIAHRTRKHLNGNP, from the coding sequence TTGCTTTTTGCCCCTGACACCGAAGAGGCGCTGGACTTCATCGTCGCGCTGATGAACACGGCGGCCGGCGCGACCCGGTCCGGCACGGACGAGCTGACCACGGTCGCGCAGCTGCGCGAGCTGATCGGGCGGTACACGTACTCCGGGCGGATCGACTACGACGAGCCGGAGCTGCGCGCGGTGCGGCGCACCCGGGAGCTGCTGCGCGAGGTGTGGACGCTGGACCGGGACGCCGCGGTCGAGGTGGTCAACCGGATGCTGCGCGAGGGGAGGGCGCTGCCCTACCTGGCCCGCCACGACGACCTGGACTGGCACCTGCACGCCACCGACCCGGACGCGCCGCTGGCCGTGCGCATGCGGGTCGAGGCCGCGCTCGCGCTGATCGACGTGATCCGGATGGACGAGACGGGCCGGCTGCGGGTCTGCGGCGCGACCGACTGCACCGGGGTCTTCGTCGACCTGTCCAAGAACGGGTCCAAGCGGTTCTGCAGCGTGCGGTGCGGCAACCGGATGAACATGATCGCCCACCGGACCCGCAAGCACCTCAACGGCAACCCGTGA
- a CDS encoding response regulator: MTHAPATDLVLVAEDDPDVRELIAMSVEGAGLRTVCATDGITAARILETATPRAIITDVGMPAMTGLELCRLVRAQAQFRDLPVIMVSAAIDDADIEAGYAAGATDYLVKPFSPRRFRARLAELLDHRAPIRRHVPHHARPHRFAAPAGPRNMPARW, encoded by the coding sequence ATGACCCACGCACCCGCCACCGACCTCGTCCTCGTCGCCGAGGACGACCCCGACGTTCGCGAGCTGATCGCCATGTCGGTCGAGGGCGCGGGGCTGCGCACGGTCTGTGCCACGGACGGGATCACCGCCGCGCGCATCCTGGAGACCGCGACGCCCCGGGCGATCATCACGGATGTCGGCATGCCGGCCATGACCGGCCTGGAGCTGTGCCGCCTGGTGCGCGCGCAGGCGCAGTTCCGGGACCTGCCGGTGATCATGGTGTCGGCCGCGATCGACGACGCGGACATCGAGGCCGGGTACGCGGCCGGTGCCACCGACTACCTGGTCAAGCCGTTCTCGCCGCGCCGGTTCCGGGCCCGGCTGGCCGAGCTGCTGGACCACCGCGCCCCGATCCGCCGCCACGTGCCGCACCACGCCCGCCCGCACCGTTTCGCGGCACCGGCCGGCCCGCGCAACATGCCCGCACGCTGGTAA
- the smpB gene encoding SsrA-binding protein SmpB has product MAKREDGDGRTLVASNKKARHEYTIVKTYEAGLVLSGTEVKSLRAGHVSLNEAFAQELNGEIMLHGMHIADWGFGDWTRHAPRRTRKLLLHRVEIDRILTKLREGGGLTLVPLSLYFANGWAKVELALAKGRRSYDKRQAIAERDANREIARNLGRHLKGQLKDRRSAPRPR; this is encoded by the coding sequence ATGGCGAAGCGGGAGGACGGCGACGGGCGCACGCTCGTCGCGTCGAACAAGAAGGCCCGGCACGAGTACACGATCGTGAAGACCTACGAGGCCGGGCTCGTGCTGTCCGGCACCGAGGTCAAGTCGTTGCGCGCCGGGCACGTCTCGCTGAACGAGGCCTTCGCCCAGGAGCTGAACGGCGAGATCATGCTGCACGGCATGCACATCGCGGACTGGGGCTTCGGCGACTGGACCCGGCACGCGCCGCGCCGCACCCGCAAGCTGCTGCTCCACCGCGTCGAGATCGACCGCATCCTGACCAAGCTGCGCGAGGGCGGCGGCCTGACGCTGGTGCCGCTGTCGCTCTACTTCGCGAACGGCTGGGCCAAGGTCGAGCTGGCGCTGGCGAAGGGCCGCCGGTCCTACGACAAGCGGCAGGCGATCGCGGAACGCGACGCGAACCGGGAGATCGCCCGCAACCTGGGCCGGCACCTGAAGGGCCAGCTCAAAGATCGGCGATCCGCGCCGCGGCCTCGATGA
- a CDS encoding Gfo/Idh/MocA family protein gives MAIRVGLVGFGLGGRVFHAPLIAATPGLELSAIVTGNPERAAQAAAAHPGATIVPDLAALLSSGGVDLVVVASPNAQHVPQARAAIDAGLPVVVDKPFAPTAAEGRDLIEAAEAAGVALTVFQNRRWDGDLLTVRKLLDSGALGTVHRFESRFEVWKPALKEGSWKEETAPGAGILYDLGSHVIDQALLLFGPAEVEHAELGVVRSGSAVPDDAFVALRHLTGVRSHLWMSRLAAQPGPRFRVLGSAGAFVKHGLDGQEPALAAGGDPAAPGWGAEPAERWGLTGAGDATEPVPTEAGAYPRFYAGVAAALTDGTRMPVDPADSLAGLEIIEAAARIADL, from the coding sequence ATGGCGATTCGCGTTGGGCTGGTCGGTTTCGGGCTCGGCGGTCGGGTGTTCCACGCACCGCTGATCGCCGCGACGCCGGGGCTGGAACTGTCCGCGATCGTGACCGGCAACCCCGAGCGTGCCGCGCAGGCCGCCGCCGCGCATCCGGGCGCCACGATCGTGCCGGACCTCGCCGCGCTGCTCTCCTCCGGCGGCGTCGACCTGGTCGTGGTGGCCTCGCCGAACGCGCAGCACGTGCCGCAGGCCCGGGCCGCGATCGACGCCGGGCTGCCGGTGGTGGTCGACAAGCCGTTCGCGCCCACGGCCGCGGAGGGCCGGGACCTGATCGAGGCGGCCGAGGCCGCGGGCGTCGCGCTGACCGTGTTCCAGAACCGGCGCTGGGACGGCGACCTGCTGACCGTGCGGAAGCTGCTGGACTCCGGCGCGCTCGGCACGGTGCACCGGTTCGAGTCGCGGTTCGAGGTGTGGAAGCCCGCGCTGAAGGAGGGCTCCTGGAAGGAGGAGACCGCGCCCGGCGCCGGCATCCTCTACGACCTCGGCTCGCACGTCATCGACCAGGCGCTGCTGCTCTTCGGCCCGGCCGAGGTGGAGCACGCGGAGCTCGGCGTGGTCCGGTCCGGCTCGGCCGTGCCGGACGACGCGTTCGTGGCGCTGCGGCACCTCACCGGCGTGCGCTCGCACCTGTGGATGAGCCGCCTGGCCGCGCAGCCGGGCCCGCGGTTCCGGGTGCTCGGCTCGGCCGGCGCGTTCGTCAAGCACGGGCTGGACGGGCAGGAGCCGGCGCTCGCGGCCGGCGGCGACCCGGCCGCACCGGGCTGGGGCGCGGAGCCGGCCGAGCGCTGGGGCCTGACCGGTGCGGGCGACGCCACGGAGCCGGTGCCGACCGAGGCCGGCGCGTACCCGCGCTTCTACGCGGGCGTGGCGGCGGCGCTGACCGACGGCACGCGGATGCCGGTCGACCCGGCCGACTCGCTGGCCGGGCTGGAGATCATCGAGGCCGCGGCGCGGATCGCCGATCTTTGA
- a CDS encoding RNA polymerase sigma factor, whose translation MTEPTDGVRRRIEAIWRIESARLIASLSRLTRDVGAAEEIAQDVFVAALEQWPAGGVPPNPGAWLHTTGRHKAIDRIRRDRMRDDRQLGAALDPTLSGKSDDDLLALIFTACHPVLPRESRTALTLRLLGGLSTDEIARAFLVPSPTIGQRISRAKRTLTEAKVPFETPADLGERLPAVLEVVYLIFTEGYAATSGDAWIRRDLAEEAMRLGRMLTGLLPREPEPFGLVALMELQASRFRARTAPDGTPILLPDQDRTRWDRTLIQHGLAALDRATALHRPLGPYSVQAAIAAVHTRAPRFEATDWEAIVALYDALGQIAPSPVVALNRAVAVLHADGPEAALTAIDEVRADPRMARHHLVGAVRGDILLRLGRAADAAEELERAAELAPNQRERTLLLERAAAALP comes from the coding sequence GTGACGGAACCGACCGACGGCGTGCGACGGCGGATCGAGGCGATCTGGCGGATCGAGTCCGCCCGGCTGATCGCCTCGCTCTCCCGGCTGACCCGGGACGTCGGCGCGGCCGAGGAGATCGCGCAGGACGTGTTCGTGGCGGCGCTGGAGCAGTGGCCGGCCGGTGGTGTGCCGCCGAACCCGGGCGCCTGGCTGCACACCACCGGCCGGCACAAGGCGATCGACCGGATCCGGCGGGACCGGATGCGCGACGACCGGCAGCTCGGCGCCGCGCTCGATCCCACCCTGTCCGGGAAGTCGGACGACGACCTGCTCGCGCTGATCTTCACGGCCTGCCATCCGGTGCTGCCGCGGGAATCCCGCACCGCGCTCACGCTGCGCCTGCTCGGCGGCCTGAGCACGGACGAGATCGCCCGCGCGTTCCTGGTGCCGTCGCCCACGATCGGCCAGCGGATCTCCCGGGCGAAGCGCACGCTCACCGAGGCGAAGGTCCCGTTCGAGACGCCCGCCGACCTCGGCGAGCGCCTCCCCGCGGTGCTGGAGGTGGTCTATCTGATCTTCACCGAGGGGTACGCCGCGACCAGCGGCGACGCGTGGATCCGGCGTGACCTGGCGGAGGAGGCGATGCGGCTCGGGCGCATGCTGACCGGCCTGCTGCCCCGCGAACCGGAGCCGTTCGGCCTGGTCGCGCTGATGGAGCTGCAGGCATCCCGGTTCCGGGCGCGGACCGCGCCGGACGGCACGCCGATCCTGCTGCCGGACCAGGACCGGACGCGCTGGGACCGGACGCTGATCCAGCACGGCCTGGCCGCGCTGGACCGGGCGACCGCGCTGCACCGCCCGCTCGGGCCGTACTCGGTGCAGGCCGCGATCGCGGCCGTGCACACCCGGGCGCCCCGCTTCGAGGCGACGGACTGGGAGGCGATCGTGGCGCTCTACGACGCGCTCGGCCAGATCGCGCCGTCCCCGGTGGTGGCGCTCAACCGCGCGGTCGCGGTGCTGCACGCGGACGGCCCGGAGGCGGCGCTGACCGCGATCGACGAGGTCCGGGCCGATCCGCGGATGGCCCGGCACCACCTGGTCGGCGCGGTGCGCGGCGACATCCTGCTGCGGCTGGGGCGGGCCGCGGACGCCGCCGAGGAGCTGGAGCGCGCGGCCGAGCTGGCCCCGAACCAGCGCGAACGCACCCTGCTGCTGGAACGGGCCGCCGCGGCCCTGCCGTGA
- a CDS encoding YciI family protein → MRVMVMIKGRGADEVRIEPTTEMLAEMGRYNEELVKAGIMLGGDGLKPSSAGAKVVFAASGDTSVVDGPFTESKEIIAGYWIWQVSSMEEAIEWAKRCPHDAYYGAEQVLELRPFFEMDDFGDAMTPELRAKEEELARQVQSRQGS, encoded by the coding sequence ATGCGGGTCATGGTCATGATCAAGGGACGCGGCGCCGACGAGGTCCGGATCGAGCCGACCACCGAGATGCTGGCGGAGATGGGCCGGTACAACGAGGAGCTGGTCAAGGCCGGGATCATGCTCGGCGGCGACGGGCTGAAGCCGAGCTCGGCCGGCGCGAAGGTGGTCTTCGCGGCGAGCGGCGACACCTCCGTGGTGGACGGGCCGTTCACCGAGTCGAAGGAGATCATCGCCGGGTACTGGATCTGGCAGGTCTCGTCGATGGAGGAGGCGATCGAGTGGGCGAAGCGGTGCCCGCACGACGCCTACTACGGCGCCGAGCAGGTGCTGGAGCTGCGGCCGTTCTTCGAGATGGACGACTTCGGCGACGCGATGACGCCCGAGCTGCGGGCGAAGGAAGAGGAGCTGGCCCGCCAGGTCCAGAGCCGGCAGGGTTCCTGA
- a CDS encoding GNAT family N-acetyltransferase, with protein MFSLDLGDGLRLTLAEERHAAPITELMARNQARLALWQPWAAYRPTVESTRSYIRGGLDRFAEGRELYLMIEHAGRPVGACGMRRDPQTLIADVGYWLDAAAEGKGLVTRAVAALTEAAFGTYGMRRVEIRTMVANARARAVAERCGYEFEGVLRRAMRFADRNEDVALYAAIS; from the coding sequence ATGTTCTCGCTGGACCTGGGCGACGGGTTGCGGCTGACGCTGGCCGAGGAGCGGCATGCCGCGCCGATCACCGAGCTGATGGCGCGCAACCAGGCGCGGCTGGCGCTCTGGCAGCCGTGGGCGGCGTACCGGCCGACCGTGGAGAGCACCCGGTCGTACATTCGCGGTGGCCTGGACCGGTTCGCCGAGGGGCGCGAGCTGTACCTGATGATCGAGCACGCGGGCCGGCCGGTCGGCGCCTGCGGCATGCGGCGGGACCCGCAGACGCTGATCGCGGACGTCGGCTACTGGCTGGACGCGGCCGCCGAGGGGAAGGGCCTGGTCACCCGCGCGGTGGCGGCGCTGACCGAGGCGGCGTTCGGCACGTACGGCATGCGGCGGGTGGAGATCCGCACGATGGTGGCGAACGCGCGGGCCCGGGCGGTCGCGGAACGCTGCGGCTACGAGTTCGAGGGCGTCCTGCGGCGGGCGATGCGCTTCGCCGACCGCAACGAGGACGTGGCGCTCTACGCCGCGATCTCCTGA